The following DNA comes from Hordeum vulgare subsp. vulgare chromosome 3H, MorexV3_pseudomolecules_assembly, whole genome shotgun sequence.
TGATTGTACATTGACCTCAATTTCTTTGACAACATATTGCCGCACATAATATACTTATGCAAAGGTAGTTCTATGTTATAGACCGAGGACAATGTTTGTCACGTAAAATTCTAAAAGGACTTGCAACTTGGATAAAAAATGATACACAATAAAACATAATATATTTTGCCTCTACTAATTTAGTTTTCAAATGAATTACTGCAATTGGCAGAAAATGTTAATGGGAATAATGGAGAATATATAATACATAAATTTATGTATGGGTCTCATTAACCCTTAAATCTTATAACCAAAGTACGTAGATTCTACACATCATGTCTCCTGAAGATATCATAACCCATTTTTTTTTAAATCTCAAAATATTAGAGAAGAAATTTGGATTACAATCTTTCAAACGATTTTTTTTTTAGAATTGTTTCAAAAGAACTTGATATTTGGACATATGCCACACTTTATTTAAGCAGAGGGAAGCATATTTTTTTTGATTAGGGAAGAGTAAGAGTATTTTAATTGTTGAAAATTATATTCTGGAAAAACATGCAAGAAAATTATAAAATATAACTCTATTCATACGTTTTTGTAGTTTAATGATTTTTATGTGGAGTCAGAATCATAAcattttaatatgatttttttcaaTTTGTATCCATGTATAGTTGGTTGCCATCTCATGCGTTCTCAATCTATGAAATGAAAACTTAATTACTAAGTCAAGAGTGCAAACATTTATGGGTGGTGAAGTTTTCAATAATGATCGTGAGAAAAGCCCAAGGACGTCACATAAACCTGGATTTATATTAACAAATATAACAATGCACATAATTGTGATGCCCGAACATCGTACTATTCCCCTAGGAAAATAGGGTGACAATGGAAACTCACTTTGCATAAAGTTGAGATGGCAAACAAAAGATCAGATCATGAACCATTATTTGTTTTGAACAAAAAACATGTTTGTGAACTGTTGACTAACACATTGCTTGTACCTGAGCAATATAGCATATTTGATTATTATATTTGCAAATGAGGGTGTGACATGCCTAAACAATTATGTTTTCAATGTTTACAGGAAACTATTGTCCAGAAAACGTTTGATGAAAAGTTTACTACTGGTTAGCGAAATATTCTAGAGTTGTCACAAGTACTAATGAATGACATTTCAGAAAATAAATATTTATTGTTTATATATCTCATAATCACGAACACGTACTTGGCATTTTTTATATCACAATTAACTTTAGCATGGAGGACTTGTGTGAAAGCTAGGCCTCCTTTGGTTTGGAGGGAATTTCATGGGAATTCTATAGGATAGGATTCTTGTAGGAGTTTTTCCTTTAGAGCCCTTTGGTTTATAGGAATGCATTCTCATTCCTACACAGGATTGGTTCCTATCCTCCACAtttcaaaggaaaataaaaaagatCCTAGACTCAATGGAAAAATTCATATGATGTGAACCAAATGACATCTCTTTTCCTAATCCTACTCATAGGATTTGAGATGCATGTCATCTCATTTCCTGCAAGTTTCCTATTCCTATGATAATCCTATCCTATGAACCAAAGGAGGCCTTAATGATGGTACACAAATAGAAATAAACATAGGTTAAAAAAGTATGTGAGATGTGTATGACTGCTCAAATGATTCATCTAGTACTTGCTAACAAATGGAAATGGTatgtctttgtttgggagagagatcaAGGGACTTTGTCTATCGAGTACACAGTTGATTCTTTTGGATATAAATTATACATGTTTCTTTTTTCCTAAATTCAAGCATACAAGATGCATTCTCCTTTCGATTACCTTTGTGGCGCTAAAATGCATTTGACCTAGAAACTTTCTATTGAATGCATGCAAACCTAGTGCAATTCGAATGTCTATGCTACAACAATGAAAATTAGAAGATACTGAGCCACCGACATTTACATTAACTTAACATGATGGATAACAATATTTTAATAAGCAAGTGGGAAGGCACATGAACTTCTAGATTAGTAGATATAAGAGTAAGAACAAATCTCATGGTGTACGTTGGCTTATTGGAGATGCAAGAAGCGGGAGAGGAAAATATACAAATGTTCATTCACCTGTTAATGGAATTTTATTCTATATAATTAGACATTGTATTTACGGTTTACTATTAGCTCATGCGTTCTTCAACTAATATAAAATTACCAAGTGAATGATGTGAAtttatgctgaaatttttaaaTAATGCGTGCTAGTAAAGCTTTAAGATCTAATGGAAATAATTTGCTACCCATGATGGTAGCTATGCACGGCGCCAATTTTTATGTCTAATTATTTTTGGTAAATTACTTTGGACTATGAAAAGTAATTCTATAACAAAAATATCGTGACTTTGGATCAGCCAGGCAACCAAATAGGCAATTATGCCAAAAAAAGGCAAGCAGCAGGACTGGGAGAAGTGAAATGCCCTTTCTGCACAATTAACTATTGACCTATGTTTTTTTAATTTCCCCTTCCGAACTATGTGTAGACATCCTAATGTTGATAATCTTATTGCTTACAAGAAAAATACGATGTTATGGCAAAGTGGATATGTGTAATTGATCTTTCTGGGGTCCTTTAATAAATAGTGTTATGGGTCCATTATAAGTCGAAAATGCATTCTTCATGACCCTACTTATAGTGGGTGACCCAACAAACACCTCTTGGCATCACGCGACCATGCGAGCCTAGCGACGGGGATTCACACAAACTCCAACGGCAAGACAATCTGCATCAAGCCCAAAATTTTGTTTGTTTGTCGAGCGCATCTACGGGGATCAGCACGCACCATCCACACATCAGGAAAATGTGCAACCAGATGCGGTCCATTGACTTTGCTGACATGATGCATCCACACATCGTCGTCACAAGGGATGTCTTTAAGTGACGCGCATATACAACACCATTGTGGATTCTCATTGCCAAATTTTACATCGATGTGGTGTACGTCAACAGTTTTGTCAACACACCATCGTCACCTCGTCTACAAGATGTACACATATGTCAGCTGACATGCTTTTCTACAAGACGCGGCTTTGACGATGGAAATGACTATGTCACGACGAGGGCATCAACCGTGTCATCTAAGACCACATGACTGCATCTACACGACATCACTATAGTGACGACCCCTTCACGGCACACCGTCCTGGCAAAACCAAGGTGTTCTTAATAGGTTTCCTTCGATCCTTGCAAAACCGGTGGAATCGTCGCCAACATCATCGAATGACATTTGTAAGGTGCATCATGGACGACTGTAGCTCCATCATCAACAACATAGCACAATATTTTTTTGCGTCTTCTACTTTGTGCGCCTTTATCATTCATGACAACTACATCATTGACCACGACTAGTTCAACCATGGttgcatcaccatgacaggttacCCCAACATCGGCCGCGTAGTTATCAGTGTTTGCACTACTTCCGCTGTGAATGCAGGAGGGAATGGAAGAGAGACAAGAAAGGCGCTAGAAGGAAACACTATCACCGTCCTAGGTTGCCGACGAGACGCAGCGATGACGATGGTGCATAAGTGCAAGACTGCAAGTTCAACTGCAATCGTTCACTTCACTCTCAAGTGTGTCTATATATGATAACAAATTAAAGTATCCATCTTCTATACCTATTCTATGTTGTCTAaataattttttaatttttttagggGAAGATAGATAGAACTTTTTTTGAGGGGTACATAGATGGTAGTACTATATATGATATAAGTTAAAGTAGTACTAAGTGTTGCCCATGCACTTGCGGGGGTCAGTGTGATGGTTCTTTCTAACAATAGCCAGGTTGGTTGCATGAAGTGCAAGTGAGAGTTCATTGTCAGAACATGAGCAGAGGTTGATTGCAACGTGATGTAACTAAAGGTGTTCGGGTTCCCTGACGACTGAACCAAGACAAAACCAAAACCTCCTATGAAAGCAACCAGTTGAGGTAACTGGAAGTATAACATAAGAATTCAAGTACTAAGCTAGTGTTTCCTACAGTTATTGGGCCATGGTCGTGAGAGCTGCCCAATACCAAATCAACCTCGAGCTATATACTAAGCACTCTCCATGGTTGCCCATCACCAACGTATCGATTAGCTAAGCTAGCATGGACAGAAAGGTACGCATCAAGCTAGTGATCCTCGCCGTCGTGCTGGCTGGCCCGGACACTACAAGGGCGGCCGCGCTTGCCGGCGGCACCGACAGCATCGATGCAGCGGGGGCGGTGCGGCCTCTGATgtcaacgtcgtcgtcgtcgtggatgAAGCTGGAGGATGGCGTGGCGCCGGAGCTCTCGGCGGTGACGGCGTTGGACCTGGACGTGCAACGGGAAGTCCTCCGCGGCATCGACGCGGGAGCGGGGGCCCTGGGCCCCGACAGGCAAGTCTGCCTCAAGAAGAAGAAGTGTCCGGCGCCGGGAGAGCCGTACACGCGGCCCTGCGCCAAAATCTACCATTGCCGCCCGTAGTCACTGAAACCTCCTTCCCGCAATACAGGCCGTCAATGAAACCTCTTTACTGCACTGCCCGCCGTCCGTCCAGGCATGTGTGCACTCGCGTTCCATCTATCCATGTTGTATTTTCATTTCCATTTTGCATACATTTTCAGCTCCTTCTCGTTGCGATCGTGCGCTCCACATCTTGAAACGTAAACTTGTCATCGGGCAAGCTCGATCGTTGTACAAACAATTGCGCGAACGTCAAGTGGCAGTGATGATGAGTCGAAAATGAAGGTTCTCTTTGCGCACCTCTCTTGACATAAAACCAACACTGCATTTTATATTCAACTGCTATGGTCTCTTTTTTAAGATGGAAATCCCCGGCCTTTACATCGAGTTATGCACACAGTCATAGATTAATTATTGCAAGGTTTACTGTTCTTTAAGCAACTTTTTTTTGCGAGATTCTTTGAGCAACTATTGTAATGTTTACATGATGAAGTACCAGAGTTCTTCAAAATATATGGGCCAAGGGGGGCTAAATTCACTGTTTTGAATTTTTTGACGTTCTTCAGCCCGATCTGACCCCTTgtgggaaaaaaaatcaaatctgGCCTTTTTTTCCAACTGTCACCGAAGCGGCGGTAGGTTATAGGCTACCGCCACTCTCTCTGGCGGCAGGGTTCCGATCAACTTAGACGGTGCCATTTGCCCCACTAACGTGGATAAGTGGCTATCGTCACACACAGTGATGGTAGGGTGTGGTAGCCTGCCACCACAACCACTGCGGTATGGTGTGAAGAAGTTATCTCAGCCCGTAGCGTTTTGGGCAGGCCCCACCCACCCAAAACTGAGTTTCTTCTATCTGTCGCGCATGAACAGAGGCCGGCGGCGCCTCTCTCCTCCTCCTAAGCCTCCTCTTCGATCTCCTTGGCCTGTCCACCATTTTAGGGGATTTTTGATGCAAAACGAAGAGAAAGGTATGCTCATCCAATCCCTTCAATCATTTTTTGCAATACCGTTGTATTTTTGACGTATTATTTGGCACTAGGTGCAACCTaggtcttcctctttttttcaaatttgctcaagtttgaaaatgtTTAGCATGGTATGGTGGAGTATTATCGTTGTCTTGATGAATATATGAGAAGATAGTATGGATATAATGGGAGTATTAGTAATCTTTATGGATGAATAATTTCTATGGACTATGTTTTATTATTGTTTTATGTGTACTCAATGATATGTGTATGAAAACTGGATGTTGAATGCATATGGATGTAGAGTGCAAAATCTTTGTTATTGGGATGTATGGAAATCCATCGTCTTCTATTCCAGTAGCATATGTATTGATCTAGTTTTCTAGTTTTCATTAATATGTTTGTAATTTATATTATGTTAGGATGGCCGATGATGAGGACAATGGGCGTGTGTATAGATGACTTGACATGGCTTTCAATAAGAACCACCCTGTCCGTGCTATCGAGCATGGAGAGGTAACAAGTGAAGCCATAATAATTTTCATGCAATGTTTTATATAGAGTAATATTCTAACATATTTTTTCAATTTTGACAAACGCTTACGATCGTGCGAATGAGGAGTCACACCTCGGGTACCCGGATGGCATATGACATGTGCTATGAGCCCTTCTCCGAGCGTGTCGGGCTCCTACCGTTTGTCCTTCAGTTCAAACGCGTGCCGCCGGTGATGAACCGTGTAGCTCTCACAACATTGTTTGATCGTTGGTGGCCGAAGACACACAACTTTCATCTCCCTTGTGGCAAGATGACGGTGACACTGGAGGACTTCTCCATGATCACAGGGCTTCCCATTGACGGCCAGGCTCTCACCAGACGAGTGGACAACAAGAACTAGCGTCACAAGGTTACCGCTCTCATCTGAGATTGTTCTACCTCTCTTTCTCTCCAAGGAAGGACTGACAACAAGACAAATGACGTACCGTCCCCCGGCTTGATATCCATAGGTTGGGATGCCCGGAAGATGCCAACCGGTAACACGTTATCATTGGACGAATGAGCCATTGCCACCATTAGAGTGCCCTTGTATTTGCCAGTAAAGAATGTGCCATCAATAGACAACACCGGAGGACAATGCTTGAATGCCTCGATGCATTGCCCAAAACTCCAGTAGGCACGGTGAAACACTTCGTCAA
Coding sequences within:
- the LOC123440963 gene encoding uncharacterized protein LOC123440963, with amino-acid sequence MDRKVRIKLVILAVVLAGPDTTRAAALAGGTDSIDAAGAVRPLMSTSSSSWMKLEDGVAPELSAVTALDLDVQREVLRGIDAGAGALGPDRQVCLKKKKCPAPGEPYTRPCAKIYHCRP